A single window of Thalassomonas viridans DNA harbors:
- the gap gene encoding type I glyceraldehyde-3-phosphate dehydrogenase, whose translation MTIKVGINGFGRIGRFVFRAATLRDDIEVVGINDLIDVDYMAYMLKYDSTHGRFNGTVEVVDGNLVVNGKTVRVTAERDPAALKWNEINAEVIVESTGLFLTDEAARKHITAGAKKVVMSAPSKDDTPMFVCGVNLDSYQGEDIVSNASCTTNCLAPIAKVLNDNWGIADGLMTTVHATTATQKTVDSPSAKDWRGGRGAGQNIIPSSTGAAKAVGKVIPELNGRLTGMAFRVPTPNVSVVDLTVNLKKPASYQEICDAMEKASQGELKGILGYTEDQVVSNDFVGETCTSYFDAKAGIALTDSFVKLVSWYDNEIGYSNKVLDLVSYIASYEQSILKSA comes from the coding sequence ATGACTATTAAAGTAGGCATCAATGGTTTTGGCCGCATAGGACGTTTTGTCTTCAGGGCAGCTACATTACGTGACGATATTGAAGTGGTCGGCATTAACGATCTTATCGATGTCGATTATATGGCGTATATGCTGAAATATGATTCAACCCATGGCCGCTTTAATGGCACGGTAGAGGTGGTTGACGGTAACCTGGTTGTAAACGGTAAAACCGTCAGGGTTACCGCCGAGCGCGACCCTGCGGCTTTAAAATGGAACGAAATCAATGCCGAAGTCATCGTTGAATCTACCGGCCTTTTCCTCACCGATGAAGCCGCCCGTAAACATATTACCGCCGGCGCGAAAAAAGTAGTAATGTCAGCCCCGTCCAAAGACGACACCCCTATGTTTGTTTGCGGCGTCAACCTTGACAGCTACCAGGGCGAGGATATAGTTTCCAATGCTTCCTGCACCACCAACTGCCTGGCCCCCATTGCCAAAGTATTAAACGATAACTGGGGCATAGCCGACGGCCTGATGACCACAGTACATGCAACCACCGCCACCCAGAAAACCGTAGACAGCCCTTCCGCCAAAGACTGGCGCGGCGGCCGCGGTGCCGGCCAGAACATCATTCCTTCTTCAACCGGCGCGGCAAAAGCCGTAGGTAAGGTAATTCCTGAGCTGAACGGTAGACTTACCGGCATGGCGTTCAGGGTGCCGACACCGAATGTTTCCGTGGTGGATTTAACCGTCAACCTGAAAAAGCCCGCCAGCTATCAGGAAATCTGTGATGCCATGGAAAAAGCCTCCCAGGGCGAGCTTAAAGGTATTTTGGGTTACACCGAAGATCAGGTGGTTTCCAATGATTTTGTCGGCGAAACCTGTACTTCCTACTTTGATGCCAAGGCAGGTATCGCCTTAACCGACAGCTTTGTTAAGCTGGTTTCCTGGTATGACAATGAAATCGGATATTCCAACAAGGTGTTGGATCTGGTGTCTTATATTGCCAGTTACGAGCAAAGCATACTAAAGTCGGCCTAA
- a CDS encoding glucokinase — MSTAMVNVVADIGGTNIRLGITDEQGNISELEVFQCNDFAGLAEVLEHYFTVKAIADKQINACLAIACPVENDLISMTNLPWQFSKSELKATLKLNKLLLINDYTAIAHAVPFLNDKQKVQIGQGSAAADKPIAICGPGTGLGVAHVVPANDQWLSLGGEGGHVDFAPVDEDEMRILSYLLSKYPRVSYEQVLSGLGLEQIYQALMFAKGESPLPYSAKDISERALNESCEVCQQALAQFCKILGSFAGNLALTMAAFGGVYIAGGIVPRFIEYFKHSEFRSRFEAKGRFVEFNKTIPTFVITESQPGIIGASAYLRQHNTEEL; from the coding sequence ATGAGTACAGCTATGGTTAATGTCGTCGCCGATATCGGCGGCACCAATATCCGCCTGGGCATCACGGATGAGCAGGGCAATATCAGTGAGTTGGAAGTTTTCCAGTGTAATGACTTTGCCGGCCTGGCAGAGGTACTTGAGCATTACTTCACTGTTAAGGCCATTGCAGACAAACAGATTAATGCCTGTCTGGCGATTGCCTGTCCGGTGGAAAATGATCTGATTTCCATGACCAATCTGCCCTGGCAGTTTTCAAAGTCTGAACTTAAAGCGACCTTAAAGCTTAATAAGTTATTATTGATCAACGATTATACCGCCATTGCCCATGCGGTACCGTTTTTAAATGACAAGCAGAAAGTGCAAATAGGCCAGGGCAGCGCAGCCGCGGATAAGCCCATCGCCATTTGCGGTCCGGGCACCGGCCTGGGGGTTGCCCATGTCGTGCCGGCTAACGACCAGTGGCTGAGCCTAGGCGGCGAGGGCGGTCATGTAGATTTCGCCCCGGTGGATGAAGATGAAATGCGTATTTTATCTTACCTGTTGTCTAAATATCCGAGGGTATCTTATGAACAGGTATTGTCCGGTTTAGGTTTAGAGCAGATCTACCAGGCGTTGATGTTTGCTAAGGGTGAGTCGCCTTTACCTTATAGTGCCAAGGATATCAGTGAAAGGGCGTTAAATGAAAGCTGTGAGGTTTGTCAGCAGGCTTTGGCGCAGTTTTGCAAGATTTTAGGCAGTTTTGCCGGCAACCTGGCGCTGACCATGGCCGCTTTTGGCGGGGTTTATATCGCCGGTGGTATAGTGCCGCGTTTTATTGAATATTTTAAACATAGCGAATTCAGAAGTCGTTTTGAAGCCAAAGGACGTTTTGTCGAATTTAACAAAACCATTCCGACCTTTGTGATCACAGAGTCGCAGCCGGGGATTATCGGTGCTTCAGCTTATCTTCGCCAACACAATACAGAGGAATTATGA
- a CDS encoding bifunctional 4-hydroxy-2-oxoglutarate aldolase/2-dehydro-3-deoxy-phosphogluconate aldolase gives MTVSKNWQISPKELFAMGPIVPVLVIKDVEDALPIARALLASGIKVLEVTLRTPSALEVIETIARELPEAVVGAGTVTNREMLQRCADAGAKFAISPGLTKDLLKAGNEGDIALIPGISSISEMMDAIDLGYDHLKFFPAEASGGVKAIKSIGGPFPDIRFCPTGGINLSNVRDYLALPNVACCGGSWLVTDDIVEQKNWAAITDLATQALNHVK, from the coding sequence ATGACGGTATCAAAAAATTGGCAAATTTCGCCAAAAGAGCTTTTTGCCATGGGCCCTATAGTGCCTGTGCTTGTGATTAAAGATGTGGAAGATGCCTTGCCGATAGCCAGGGCCCTGCTGGCTTCAGGCATTAAGGTGCTGGAAGTGACTTTGCGAACGCCGTCGGCACTTGAGGTGATTGAAACTATCGCCAGAGAATTGCCGGAAGCGGTTGTCGGTGCAGGTACTGTGACCAACCGTGAAATGCTGCAGCGCTGTGCCGATGCCGGGGCAAAATTTGCTATCAGCCCGGGGCTGACCAAAGATTTACTAAAAGCGGGCAATGAAGGGGATATTGCCTTAATTCCCGGTATTTCTTCGATTTCTGAAATGATGGATGCCATAGATTTAGGCTACGATCACCTGAAATTCTTCCCGGCGGAGGCTTCCGGCGGGGTCAAGGCGATAAAGTCGATCGGCGGTCCTTTCCCGGATATCCGTTTTTGTCCCACCGGAGGTATCAATTTGAGCAATGTCCGCGATTATCTGGCCTTGCCTAATGTTGCCTGTTGCGGCGGCTCCTGGCTGGTAACCGATGATATCGTTGAGCAAAAGAACTGGGCCGCGATCACAGATCTTGCTACCCAGGCGCTTAACCACGTAAAATAG
- the edd gene encoding phosphogluconate dehydratase produces the protein MNKDILAITERIIARSKNTRRAYLDKIEQAKSETVHRASLSCGNLAHGFAACGKEDKQTLRGINHSDIAIVSAYNDMLSAHQPYETYPPIIKVAIKETGGVAQFAGGVPAMCDGVTQGQPGMDLSLMSRDVIAMSTAVALSHNMFDGALMLGICDKIVPGLLIASMTFGHLPTVFIPAGPMPSGIPNKEKARVRQQFAKGEIGKDKLLEAESASYHSAGTCTFFGTANSNQLVVEVMGLHLPGASFVAPNTELREELTKAASRQVTRLTQQNGNYMPIGKMIDERSVVNAIVALLATGGSTNLTMHIIAFARAAGIIINFQDFHDLSEVVPLITRIYPNGHADINHFQQAGGMALLFKELLGNGLLHEDVETICGKGLSRYTQQPVLENGELKWVDGPEVSGDDQVIASVANPFKVDGGLKVLEGNLGVSVLKTSAMREGSFVIEAPAVVFEDQHDLEAAFKAGELEKDFIAVVRFQGPKARGMPELHKLTPPLGVLQDKGFKVALVTDGRMSGASGKVPAAIHLCPEALDGGLIAKIRDGDMLRIDGETGELTLKVSDEELAQRDNAVFNVNGHHQGMGREIFGFMRRNLSSADTGACSLFDEDEVNVRGGVA, from the coding sequence ATGAATAAAGATATTTTAGCCATAACCGAGCGGATTATTGCGCGCAGTAAGAACACGCGCCGTGCCTATCTGGATAAGATAGAGCAGGCCAAATCAGAAACCGTACACAGGGCCAGCCTGTCGTGCGGTAATCTGGCCCATGGTTTTGCCGCCTGCGGCAAAGAAGACAAGCAAACCCTGCGCGGCATCAACCACAGCGATATTGCCATTGTCTCTGCCTATAACGATATGCTTTCGGCTCACCAGCCGTATGAAACCTATCCGCCGATCATCAAGGTGGCGATAAAAGAAACCGGCGGTGTCGCCCAGTTTGCCGGCGGCGTGCCTGCCATGTGCGACGGCGTCACCCAGGGACAGCCCGGCATGGATCTCAGTCTGATGAGCCGGGATGTGATTGCCATGTCTACTGCTGTGGCCCTGTCCCACAATATGTTTGACGGCGCCCTGATGCTGGGCATATGCGATAAGATCGTCCCGGGCCTGCTCATTGCCAGCATGACCTTCGGCCACCTGCCGACTGTTTTTATACCGGCTGGACCAATGCCTTCGGGGATCCCCAATAAGGAAAAAGCCCGGGTACGCCAACAATTTGCCAAGGGGGAGATAGGTAAAGACAAGTTACTTGAAGCCGAGTCTGCCTCATATCACAGTGCCGGTACCTGCACCTTCTTCGGTACCGCCAACTCTAACCAGCTGGTGGTAGAAGTGATGGGCTTGCATTTACCGGGGGCTTCTTTTGTTGCTCCCAATACCGAATTACGGGAAGAATTAACCAAGGCGGCCTCCCGTCAGGTGACCCGGTTAACTCAGCAAAACGGTAATTATATGCCCATAGGCAAGATGATCGACGAACGTTCGGTGGTTAATGCCATAGTGGCCTTGCTGGCCACCGGCGGCTCTACCAACCTGACCATGCATATTATTGCTTTTGCCCGGGCGGCGGGGATCATCATTAACTTCCAGGATTTCCATGACTTGTCTGAAGTGGTGCCTTTGATCACTCGTATCTATCCTAACGGCCATGCCGATATCAACCATTTCCAGCAGGCTGGCGGCATGGCGCTCTTGTTTAAAGAGCTGCTGGGCAACGGCCTGTTGCATGAAGATGTTGAAACCATTTGCGGCAAAGGTTTAAGCCGCTATACCCAGCAACCCGTGCTGGAAAACGGCGAGCTGAAATGGGTCGACGGACCGGAAGTGTCCGGGGATGATCAGGTCATCGCCAGCGTGGCCAATCCTTTTAAGGTTGACGGCGGCTTAAAAGTACTGGAAGGCAACTTAGGGGTCAGTGTTTTAAAAACTTCTGCGATGCGCGAAGGCAGCTTTGTTATCGAAGCGCCGGCTGTGGTGTTCGAAGACCAGCACGATCTGGAAGCCGCGTTTAAAGCCGGTGAACTGGAAAAAGATTTTATCGCGGTTGTCCGTTTCCAGGGACCTAAAGCCAGAGGGATGCCTGAGCTGCATAAGTTAACGCCGCCGCTTGGCGTGCTGCAGGATAAAGGTTTTAAAGTAGCTCTAGTGACCGATGGCCGTATGTCGGGTGCATCCGGTAAGGTACCGGCAGCCATTCATTTATGCCCGGAAGCGCTGGACGGTGGGCTGATTGCCAAAATCCGTGACGGCGATATGTTGCGTATTGACGGTGAAACCGGTGAGTTGACCTTAAAAGTCAGTGATGAAGAACTGGCGCAAAGAGACAATGCTGTGTTTAACGTTAATGGCCATCATCAGGGCATGGGACGTGAAATTTTCGGTTTTATGCGCCGTAACCTAAGTTCGGCGGATACCGGCGCCTGTTCTTTGTTTGATGAAGACGAAGTTAATGTCCGGGGTGGTGTCGCTTAA